Proteins encoded in a region of the Zea mays cultivar B73 chromosome 4, Zm-B73-REFERENCE-NAM-5.0, whole genome shotgun sequence genome:
- the LOC103654378 gene encoding 40S ribosomal protein S4-like, whose translation MPQLQENLCGLLYLARQFKLCKVRSVQFGQKGIPYLNTYDGRTIRYPDPLIKANDTIKIDLETNKIMYFIKLYLPFHRLHQVIYLVRLNVSTNS comes from the exons ATGCCTCAGCTACAAGAAAATCTTTGTGGCCTGCTATATCTTGCCCGACAG TTCAAGCTCTGCAAGGTGAGGTCTGTTCAGTTTGGCCAGAAAGGCATCCCCTACCTGAACACCTACGACGGCCGCACCATCCGCTACCCCGACCCTCTCATCAAGGCCAACGACACCATCAAGATCGATCTGGAGACCAACAAGATCATGTACTTCATCAAGTTGTATTTGCCATTTCATAGACTTCATCAAGTTATATACTTAGTTAGGCTCAATGTTAGCA